In Chitinophagaceae bacterium, the genomic window TTAAAAAAAGGGAAAATAAATTTTCCCTTTTTTTAATAAAACCTGTTAGCCATAAGCCGGATTTTGTAATTCTGCAATGCAGAACGGCCATCATTTATCTAGCTGATGCATTACTGCATCAATCTTTCTGCCTACCCTTCCCGACATCCATAAATGCAACTCCGCCGGGCCAGCGGAAATTCGGGGTTTATTTGGCATTTCAGTACACAAGGTTTACCCGTAAAATTTGTTACCAAAAATTACTGTGGGCTTTTACCCCACATTTTCACCTTTTCCAGCCCATAAAGGGCGGTAGTTATTTTCTGTGGCACTATCTTTTCCCCTAATTAAAAAAAGGAAAGCGGTAATTAGCCGCTGTGCTGCCCTTTACTGTCCGGACTTTCCTCTTTTATATTTCAAAAAGCGATGACCAGCTAACAGGATACAAAATTATTTGAATTTATTGATAATCACCATTTGGGCAATATATATTTGAATAAATTTTTTATCTTACTATAAGCAATAAAGCTTAAATTTGCCGTCCCTTTATTACCAATAAAATTTATACGCATGAAGAAGATTTTTACTTTATTGGCTGTTCTATTATTGAGTGTCAGCTTAAATGCACAATTGCTCCACGAACCATTTACTTATACTCCCGATGTGGCCCTTGGCTTATCGGTTCAAAGTAATGGAGTATGGCAAAAAGTTAATAGTGGTGATTCTATTTTAATAGAAGCCGGTAATTTAAGCTATACCGGGCTTCCTGCTTCTACAGGTAATAGAATAAACTTTGGTGGCTCCGGTACAGATTATTATACCAGTTTTACCAATCAAACAGCCGGAACAATCTATTATTCCTTTTTATTGAACGTGGCTACTGTAGCGCCTTTAAGTACTACAGGAGATTATTTTACCAGTTATATTGAAAACGGTTCTACCACCAACTATTTTGCCCGTACATGGATGAAGTCCGATGGCGCAGGTGGTTACCTGCTTGGCATAAACCCAGGAAGCAATACTGCAAATACACAATGGGCTTCAACTGCCTTGGCACAAGGCTCTACTTATTTGGTTGTAGTGGCTTTTGAAATAGTTGCAGGCACCCAAAATGATATTGCTAAAATTTGGATAAACCCTACAGTAGGCAGTCCTGAGCCAACGGCTGATGCAACAAGTAATAATTCATTATCCGGTACGGCCAATGATCCATCTAGTGGCATTCAAAGGCTTTTATTGCGCCAGGGTAGTTCCTCTGCTGCTGCAGGCGCATTGCAAATGGATGAATTAAGAGTAGGTACTACATGGGCCGATGTAACACCCAATGCCAGCAGCCCATCTTTAATAGCAGATCCTACTTCACTAACCGGATTTTCTACTATTTTTGGTTCACCATCTGCAAGCCAGTCATTTGATTTATCGGGTACAAATTTATCAGGCGGTTCTGGTAATATTACCGTAACAGCTCCTGCAAATTTTGAAATATCATTAAACGCTGGTGGCCCTTATAGTGGTGGTTCCTTACTTATACCATACACTGGTGGCGCATTAAGTTCCACAACAGTTCATGTTCGCATTCCATTTCCTGCAAGCTTAGGAACGGTAAGCGGTAATGTTACCTGCAGCGGTGGTTCTGCCACAGCAAATGTGGGCGTAAGCGGAAATGTATTAGAAGCGCAACCTACAGTTCAGGCAACTAATGTAACTATTACAAATATTACTGATAATACTTTTGATCTTAACTGGACTCCCGGAAACGGAAGTTTCAGGATAGCTGTAGTGAGACAAACTTCTGCATCAGTTGGATTACCATCTGATGGCACTAATTACGCAGCAAGTACAATTATGGGTTCGGGTGGTACTACAGGTTCGGGAAATTATGTAGTTTATAACGGATCTGGTACAGGGCCATTAACGGTTACTAATTTGTTCCCCGGTACCAATTACACTGTTACAGTTTATGAATATAATTCTTCTATAGCAGGCACAGATAACTATCTCACCACTTCTGCAACCGGCAACCCTACCAGTGCTTCAACTACAGGTATTACCAATTTACTTACCCAGGGATTTTTTACTGGTATTGCCGTTCCTCAATTTATGGGCTCTTTTACCGGTGGTACACAAAACAGGATACCTACTATGTATTTTGCAAAAATCAGCGGGCTTGCTCCCAATACGGTTTATAAGTATTATACACAGGCAGCTAATACAACTGATTTTGCAACAACCGCAACCGGCGCTGGTGGTTCCTTATTGATTGATTACAATACTACCACCACTACCCCCGTTACCTATACTTATGTTGCATCAGGGTCTTTTACGGGTTCAAACTATTCGTTCTTAACCTCAGATGCAAGCGGTAATTTTCAGGGCACATTTGGATTTATTCATACTACCAACTCCAGGTTTACTAAAGGAAATAATTTATATCCCACAATAGTATTGGTTGATGATGCAGGCGGAAGCACTTCGCCAAGATATCGCTTTGCATTAAATCAAAGTATAACAGCCTTGGAATTTTCAACAACAGCCGATGCGGTATCCGGATCATTTATACAGGGCAACTCTTCTGCAGTTGCAGGAAATTTAGTGGCCCTTTGGAGAAGTGTTGATGGTAACCTTGTTGCAACAAGGCCTTTAAGTATGACCGTTGCTGAAATAGCAGGCAGTGCTACAGGATGGATAGGTTCCAATGTTATTGTCAACTACAATTACAATGCTGGTGCATGGAATACCATAATGCCCAATATGAATGAAGATGGCATAAAACTTATTCAGCAAATAAACCCACTCAATGGTTCTGTTGTGGGTTGTAACAGCGATGCAGATGGAACATGGCCTACAGGCCCGGTTCCCACATCGGACCCTGCAAATGGTGTAACGCCACTTGCCATTGATGCTGCCGATGCGCCTCTAAATGGCGGAACATGCTATGCAATATTACCGGTTACATTGGGCAACTTTACCGTAGCAAAACAAAACGCTACCATTAAAATTACATGGACAACCCAACAGGAAGTAAACAGCAGAGAATTTGTAATAGAACGTTCTATTGACGGCATTAACTGGTCTGCAATAAAAGCGATACCTGCATCAGGCCATAGTACAGTAGCTATTACTTATAATGCTATAGATGAAAAACCACTTAAAGGAATGAACTATTACCGTATTAAATTGATTGACCAGGACAACAGGTCAACACTGTCAATTGTAAGGTCGGTTTTATTTAGTTCCCAATACCTTGTGCTGGTAACGCCAAATCCTGCAACAGAGTTTATCAACATTAATGTTTCGGGAAATAATACCAATGAGGTTTATACGGTAACTATATCCGACATGAGCGGTAAAAAATTAATACAAACACAATCGTCAAACTATGTGCTGCGTATTGCTACAAATAAACTGGCTAAAGGCATTTATATAGTTCAAATTGCCAATGCTGGAAAGATATTTACACAAAAAGTAATTGTACAATAATTACAACATGAATTTTAATAAAAGCTGCCCTTTACCGGGCAGTTTTTTTTTGATAAATTGAAAGGGAAAAAAGAGGAGTTACAAATCTTCCTAAAAACCCCAGCTTTTCAGTAAACACTGGTATTCACTTTCTGGCAGTTGCTGCTGGTTATAATGCCCGGCAACTAATTTTTGTCTAAAGGCTTCATAAACCGATACAGCACAGGCAACAGAAATATTTAGCGACTTTATGATTCCTACCTGGGGAATTATAAAATTACCATCGGCCTTTCTAATTAATTCATCGCTTACACCGCTATGTTCGTTTCCAAAAACAAGGGCAACATTTTGTGTAAAATCCAATTCATATAAACTTACAGATCCTTGTGCAAGTTGGGTGGTATAAATTTTATCGTATTTTTTCCTGAGTTCTTCAAAACATTCCGTTGTATTTTCAAATTGATGTATCGTAAGCCATTTTGCAGCACTTGATGAACTTTTAGCACCCCACTTTTTATGCCTGGGGATTTTACTGTTTAATACATACAGGTCCTGTATCCCCACAGAATCGAGGGTACGCATTACCGCAGAAATATTATGCGGATCTTCTACATTTTCCAAAACTACTGAAAGGCCAGGCTGCCGTTTTTGTAAAACATTTGTAAGCCTTTCTTTTCTTTCTGCTGTCATGAGTCGAAAATAAACAATTTGTCAATACCGGGAAGTTCCCGGTAAATTTCATTAAGATGCAATGGTTTCGGCATTGTTTCATCAGCTAAATTCCTTTACCTTTGCCATCCCTTAATTCGGGACGTAGCGCAGCCCGGTAGCGCACACGTCTGGGGGGCGTGTGGTCGCTGGTTCGAATCCAGTCGTCCCGACTAAATTTCCCTGCTTTTTGCAGGGATTTTTTATGATTTGATTTTCTCTTTACCCTAAAATTTATTTGTGCTTCGGCAGCATTTACAGATATTTGCACAACCCATTTCACCAATGAATGTTTTAATAAAGCAGGCCCGTATAGTAGCTCCACACTCAGGCAACCATGGCCGGATAGCAGATATTTTTATTGAAGATGGAATTATTCGTAAAATAGAAGATACAATAACCGTAGAAAATACTAAAGTGCTGCAAGCAGAAAATTTACATGTATCCATTGGCTGGATGGATGTATTTGCCAATTTCTCCGACCCGGGATTAGAACAAAATGAATCTATAGATACAGGTGCAGCATCTGCAGCTGCAGGCGGTTTTACCCACGTAATGCTGGTTCCCAATACGTCTCCTGTTATTTCGGCAAAAGCCCAGGTGGAATATATTCTAAAAAAAGCGGAAGGACATTCCGTTTCCATTTATCCCATTGGCGCCGTAACGCAAAATGCTAAGGGCAGCAACCTTGCCGAAATGTATGATATGCACAACAGTGGTTGCATAGCTTTTAGTGATGGCATACATCCACTGCAAAACCCAGGCATTATTTTAAAAGCATTACAGTATGTTACTGCAATTGATAAAACCATTATTCAAATGCCTTGCAATAACAGCATAGGCAACCATGGATTAATGAACGAAGGGCTTGTAAGCACCAGGCTGGGGTTGCCCGGTATACCAGCAGTTGCCGAAGAACTTATGATACATCAATGCATACAGTTATTACAATACACAGGGTCAAAGCTCCACTTAACCGGTGTTTCCACACAAAAAGGTATAGCGCAAATTACCGATGCAAAAAAAATGGGGCTCCACATCAGTTTTTCTGTAACGCCTTACCATGGTTATTTTTGTGATGAAGATTTAAGTAATTATGATACAAACCTGAAGCTGGATCCGCCTTTGCGTACAAGCGCAGATAAAGAAGCCATACGCAATGCCCTTAGCGGTGGCATTGTGGATTGTATCGCTTCACATCATTTTCCTTTGCACAGCGATTATAAAGATTGTGAATTTGAAAATGCCCAATGCGGCATGATTGGTCTGCAAAGTGTATTTGGAGCTATTCAATCTTTTCATACAAACCTCGAAATTTTAATACGGCAATTAACCATTGCCCCGAGAAAAATTTTTGGCTTGCCTATACCTTTGCCCGAACCTGGGGCCAATGCCTGCTTTACACTCTTTAATCCGGCCAAAGAATATATTTTTGAAAAAGAAATGCTTGTTTCTAAATCGGCCAATACTGCCTTTGCAGGCCAAAAACTCAATGGAGAGGTTTTGGGCATAATCAATAATAATAAAATATATTGGCAAAATGATTTTATACAATAGTTCATCGGCACAAAAAGGCATTATTACCGGCATTTTGATGATTGCCGCTTCTTTGGTTATTTATTACCTAAAAGGCAATTTTGAAAATGGCCTGCAGTACATTGCTTACTTTTTGTATGTTGTGGGTATAATATGGGCTTTGTATTCCTTTAGAAAGAAAGAATCCGAAAATAAATCTTTTAAAAATTATTTTTCCGAAGGCTTTAAATGTTTTATTGTAGTTACATTAATGATGGTATTGTTTACTTTTATTTTCTTAAAACTAAACCCTTCGCTTAAAGAAGAAATGGCCATAAATTATAAAGCAGATCTTATAAAATCCAAAAACTATACAGCACCTGAAATAGAAACCATGGCAATAAAAGCAAAAGATTATTTTGTTACTATGCTGGTTTCAATGGCAATTTTTGGATATTTGATTATTGGCGCTTTGGTATCGGTAATAGCTTCGGCATTTTTTTCGCAGAAAAAGAATACGCAATGGACATCACAATCATAATACCTTTATACAACGAAGAAGAATCGCTGCCCGAACTTGCGGAATGGATAAAGCGTGTGGTAGATGTCCATAATTTGAGCTATGAAATTATAATGATAGACGATGGCAGTAGCGATGCTTCCTGGGAAGTAATTGAAAACTTAAAAGTAAAAAACTCCAATATTAAAGGAATAAAATTTCAGCGCAACTATGGTAAAAGTGCAGCGCTCAATGAAGGGTTTAAAGCAGCAGCCGGCGATGTGGTATTAACCATGGATGCCGATTTGCAGGATAGCCCGGATGAAATACCAGAAATGAGGCGCATGATTGTGGAAGAAGGATATGATATGGTGAGCGGATGGAAAAAAAAGCGTTACGATAATACCTTTACCAAAAATATCCCTTCAAAATTATTTAATGCAGTGGCCCGTAAAAAGTCGGGCATTAAGTTGCACGATTTTAACTGCGGGCTAAAATCCTACCGCAATAAAGTAGTTAAAAGCATTGAAGTGTACGGGGAAATGCACCGCTATATTCCTATTTTAACAAAATGGTCAGGTTTTAGAAAAATTGGGGAAAAAGTGGTAGAACACAGGCCACGTAAATACGGCACAACCAAGTTTGGATGGGAAAGGTTTATCAATGGTTTTTTAGACCTTGCTTCCATTATGTTTGTTGGAAAATTTGGAAAACGGCCAATGCATTTTTTTGGGCTTTGGGGTACGCTTTCTTTTTTGCTGGGCTTCGTCATTTTTTTATGGCTTACCATTTCAAAATATTTCTTTAATGAAACCGGGCTTACGCAACGCCCTTTATTTTTCTTTGCAATTATGGTAATGATTATTGGCTCACAGCTTTTTCTTGCCGGCTTTATAGGCGAATTAATTTCGAGAAACGCACCGGACAGGAATAGTTATTTAATTGAGAAAAAACTGGGCTTGTAACTATTTTCCTGCCTGCACTACTTTTTTAAAAACAAAATGAAAGTAACCATCATAGGCCCGGCACATCCGCTCCGTGGCGGTTTAGCATCTTTTAACGAAAGGCTTGCCAGGGAATTTCAGCACCAGGGCCACCAGGTTTCTATCTATACTTTTTCACTGCAATATCCTTCCTTTCTTTTTCCCGGAACTACACAATATTCCAGCGAACCTAAGCCAAAAGATATCCATATTAATGTGGCTATTAATTCTGTAAATCCACTTAATTGGGTAAAAACCGGATTACGTCTCAAAAAAGAAAAGCCCGATATTATTGTAGTAAGGTATTGGTTACCATTTATGGGGCCATGCCTTGGCTCTATTTTACGCATTGCAAAATCAAATAAACTTACAAAAGTAATTTGCGTTGCCGACAATATTATTCCGCATGAAAAACGCATTGGCGATAACCTGTTTACCAAATATTTTCTTCCCTCTGCTGACGCCTTTATAACCATGAGCGAAAAAGTACTTGCCGATGTAAAACGGTTATCACAAAAACCTGTGGAGCTGGTGGCACACCCGCTCTATGATAATTTTGGGGAGAAAGTTTCAAGGGCAGCCGCAAGGGCAGCGCTAAATATCCCTGAAACAGATTTTGTGTTGCTGTTTTTTGGCTTTATAAGAAAATATAAAGGACTGGATTTACTGCTGGAAGCTATGCCACTAATTATTGAAAAAATACCGGAAGCAAAATTGCTGATTGCCGGTGAGTTTTACGATGATAAACAAATATATTCCCGTTTAATGAACGATGCGGCAATTACCGGTAAACTAATTTTACATACCGATTTTATTTCCGACAGCGAGGTGAAAAATTACTTTTGCGCTGCAAACCTTGTGGTGCAACCTTACCGCAATGCTACCCAAAGTGGCGTTACCCCTTTGGCTTACCATTTTGATGTGCCCATGATTGTAACCAATGTAGGCGGTCTGCCTGCAATGGTACCCAATGGCAAAGTGGGATTTATTGCAGGGCCCAACACCCATTCCATTGCAGAACAAATTATTTGCTTTTACCAAAGTACTGAAACCGATTTTATAGCAAATATCCAGGCCGAAAAGAAAAAATACAGCTGGACAATATTAACGAATACTATTTTTAAACTGGCCAAATTTTAGCAAATTGCAGGAATAAAAAAGTTAAATATGATTTTTAGAAGTAAGGCGCCTTTGCGGATTGGTTTAGCAGGTGGGGGAACCGATGTAAGCCCGTATTGTGATTTATATGGTGGAGCAATATTAAATACCACTATTTCTCATGCCGCATATGCTTCCATTGAAACTTTAGACGCTAACAAAATAATAGTTGAAACTTTAGACCGTAAAGAAAAGCAGGAGTTCAGTTGGGATACTATATTGCCTATTGACGGTGAATTGAATTTATTGAAAGGGGTTTATAACCGCATACAAAAAGATTATGGAATAAAAAAGTGCGGCATCCGTTTATCTACTTTTGTTGATGCTCCTGCAGGTTCGGGCCTGGGTACTTCTTCTACCCTTGTGGTGGCTATTTTAGGCGCATTTATAGAAATGCTCCGGCTGCCTTTTAGCCAATACGATGCGGCACATTATGCGTATGATATTGAAAGAAACAACCTGCAACTTGCCGGTGGAAGGCAGGACCAGTATGCGGCTACATTTGGCGGTGTAAATTTTATGGAGTTTTATAAAGAGGATAAGGTAATTGTAAACCCGCTTCGTATAAGAGACGAATATATGAATGAGTTAGAAAATAACCTTGTTCTATATTTCACCAGCACATCCCGGGAAAGTGCGGAAATTATTAAAGAACAGGTGAGCAATGTAAATAAGAAAAATGAAAAAAGTATTGAAGCAATGCACCAGCTTAAAGAACAGGCCAAAATGATGAAAGAAGCATTGCTAAAGGGAAAATTAAACGACATAGGCGAGATACTGGATTATGGCTTTCAGCAAAAAAGGCTGATGGCACATAACATCAGTAACACCAGCATTGAAGAAGTTTATGATGCCGCAAAGAAAGCAGGTGCAACAGGTGGAAAAATAAGTGGCGCCGGCGGTGGCGGGTTTATGATTTTTTATTGCCCGGGAAATACCAAATACGCTGTAATAAAAACTTTGCATAGTTTTGGAGGAGAAGTTAAGAAATATGCATTCACCAATCAGGGTTTGGCCACATGGACGGTGAAGTAAAAGAAAACAAGTAGTATGAATAAAAAAATAAAAGAGATTATTCAAGCATCCGCTGATGTAAAAAACAAAATAGCACAAAACGATGCAATGCTTGCCACTATTGATATCTGCGTAGGCGCTATTGTTACCGCTTTTAAAAGCGGTAATAAAGTTTTGTTTTGTGGCAATGGCGGCAGCGCTGCTGATGCACAGCACCTTGCCGCAGAATTTAGCGGAAGGTTTTATACCGACAGGGATGCATTGCCTGCAGAAGCTTTGCATTGCAACACTTCCTATTTAACCGCCGTGGCCAACGACTATGGATATGATTTAGTTTACAGCCGCATTATAAAAGGCACGGGAAATAAAGGTGATGTTTTAGTGGGCTTATCTACTTCAGGCAATAGTAAAAATATCCTTAATGCATTTGAGGTAGCTAAACAAAAGGAAATGCTTACCATAGGTTTAACCGGCGAAACAGGCGGTAAAATGAAGGCCGTTTCCGATTACCTTATAAATGTACCTTCAGGCGATACACCCAGGATACAAGAGAGCCATATCCTGATAGGTCACATCATTTGCCAGTTAGTGGAGGAACAATATTTTAAATGATTACCGAAGCCATAATTTTAGCAGGCGGGCTGGGCACCCGCCTGCGAAGTGTAGTTGCCGATGTGCCAAAATGTATGGCGCCGGTTAGTGGCAAGCCTTTTCTGGCTTATTTGATAAACGCATTGCAAAACCAGGGAATTGAAAAATTTATATTTTCCTTGGGTTATAAAAGCGAAATTATTTTACAATACCTTGCCAATGAATTTCCAAACTTAAATACGCAAATTGTTGTAGAAAAAGAACCCTTAGGTACCGGCGGCGCCATAAGACTTGCCTGCGAAAAAGTTGCCGGTGATGATGTGCTTATATTTAATGGCGATACTTTTTTTGATATTAATTTAAAAACATTCTCAGCTTTTCATCATACACAAAATGCTGCATGCAGTATTGCATTAAAAACAATGCAGCAATTCGACAGGTATGGCTCGGTTGAAATATCAGAAGAACACATCGTAACAGCATTTAATGAAAAAAAATTCCTTCAAAACGGTATCATAAATGCAGGGATTTACGCATTAAAAGTTAAGCCATTTTTGAAATTTGATTTCCCTGCTATATTTTCCTTTGAAAAAATGTACCTGGAGAAAAATACAGTAACCCATAAAATTTACGGCAAACAGTTTGCTGATTTTTTTATTGATATAGGCATCCCGGAGGATTATGATAAAGCCCAAATTCAAATGCCTGTTTTTTACAAAAAGTATTTCCCAAAACTCAGTAAAAGTTCAGGATATACCCTTTTTTTAGACAGGGATGGTGTAATAAACCACGAACAAAAAGATGGGTACATCAACCATTGGAACGAATTTAAGTTTTATGATGGCGTTTTGGAGGCAATTAAAATATTTGCTGCAAAATTTGACCATATTTTTATAGTTACCAACCAAAGAGGTGTTGGCAGGGGAATTACCAACGAAGAAGACCTGAAGCATATACACAGGAATATGGTTGAAAAAATTATGGGCGCCGGCGGAAATATTGATAAAGTATATTATTGTACAGATATTGAGGATAGCAGCCCAAACCGAAAACCCAATACAGGTATGGCCTTACAGGCAAAGAAAGAATTTGATCTAATAGATTTTAAAAAATCGGTAATGGTGGGCAATACTGCCAGCGACATGCAATTTGGAAGGAATATTGGCGCCTACACCGTTTTTCTCACAACTACAAGGCCAGAGGAAAAAGATAACAACAGGCAATTGATTGATCAATTTTTTCCTGATTTGATTGCGTATGCAAAATTTTTGAGTTGATAAGTTTTAGTTAAAAAGATTTTGACCGATACTTTGAAGAGCTATTTCTGCATTTAGTTTATGTATTTTTGACCCAAATCACAGGCATTGAAAAGAACGCTTTTATTTATCTTTCTAATATCCAGCTTTTGCCATGCAGCTTTGGGGCAAACAGTTAAAGAGCCTTTTGCCAAAATTGCACAAAAAGAAGATAGTTTAATAGGGCCGGCATATAAAATTGTACGGGGCATAAATGCAGCAGACAGGTTTAAAGCAGACAGCCTCTTTACAAAAATATTTGTAAGGGCGCTTGCCGTAAATAATTCTTTTTACTATCCCTTTGATTCACTGCAAACCATTTCAAAATTATATGCACCCGATAGCAGCTTTAGAATTTTTACCTGGCAAATGGTAATCAACGATAACGTCATACGCCAGCATGGTGCCATTCAAATGCGTACTGCTGATGGTTCTTTAAAATTATTTCCGCTTATTGATAAAAGTGAAGTGTGCAGTTCGCCTGCAGATACTATTGCAGATAATAAAGGATGGATAGGCGCTGTGTACTATAAAATAATTCTTAAAAAAAGTTTTGATATAGAATTTTATACGCTTATTGGGTTTGATGAAAATAATATTCGCAGTACAAAAAAAGTAATAGATATCCTCACATTTACCGAAGGTAAACCAAGGTTTGGCGGAAGAAATTTTATAATAGATAATACAAAAGGATATAACAGCCGTATTGCCCGCTACATTATGGAGTTTAGTAAAGATGCCAGCCCAAGGCTTACCTACGATCCCGAAATGGATATGATTGTAATGGAGCACCTCGTTTCCAATGCCGGCGACCCTGCAAAAAAATGGACCTTGATTCCCGATGGCGATTATGAAGGTTTTAAATGGATGAATGGCAAATGGGTGTATATTAATAAAATTTTTCACCAGGTAACTGCTCCTACCCAACTCCCCGTACCACAACCTATAAACAAAGACCTCGAAAAATTTCCAGGGGAAACTAAACCTTAATTTCAAATTTCATTTTTTTATTGAGACAAATTGCCCGTTACATCTGCCGGAAATAAATTTATTTGCTCATAAGGGATGAATAATATAATTTTGATATCATAATAATATCAAACTACACATCATGGAAAAAATTTTGAAACCCATTTCAGGGTTCCTTGCACTGCTGGTTTCATTAGTTTTAATTGTATTGAGCATCCTTTTGTTTTTAAATGGCAAAAGTGAACCGCTTATGGTTGCCAGTGGTTTTATTGTATTTTTTACTGCATTGTTCATTATTAAAGGCCTCATGATTATAAACCCCAATCATTCCAGGGTACTTAATTTTTTTGGCAAATATGTAGGTACAGTAAAAAACAATGGATTGTTTTTTGTAAACCCGTTTTACGCAACCATTAAAGTGAGTTTAAGGGCGCAAAACCTGCAGGGCCAATCTCTAAAAGTGAACGATAAAATGGGTAACCCAATTGAAATAGGTGCCGTAATTGTATGGAAAGTGGGCGATACTTACAAAGCCGTTTACGAAGTAGATGACTATAAGGATTATGTAAGTAAGCAAAGCGAAGCAGCCGTAAGGCATTTGGCCGTAAGCTTTGCATACGACAACCTTGAGGATGAAAAAGCAGAAATTACTTTAAGAGATGGAGGAGATAAAGTAAACCAAATACTGGAGAAGGAACTTACAGAAAGGCTTTCTCCTGCCGGTATCATTATACAAGAAGCCAGAATAAGCCATTTGGCTTATGCCCAGGAAATAGCAGGCGCAATGCTGCAACGCCAGCAGGCAACTGCAATAGTAGCAGCCAGGTTTAAAATTGTTGAAGGCGCTGTGGGCATGGTTGACCTTGCTTTAAAAAAATTATCCCAGGAAAATATTGTGGATCTGGATGATGAACGAAAAGCAGCCATGGTAAGTAACCTTATGGTGGTGCTTTGTGGCGAAAAAGCTGCTACACCTATTTTAAACACCGGTACCTTGTATCAATAAACCATTCATCTAACTGATGTATTTTGGCCAATAAGAAAAACTTTATACTAAGGCTCGATCCGGAGATGTATAAGATACTTGAAAAATGGGCTTCGGATGAATTCCGTAGCGTAAACGGGCAGGTAGAATATCTTTTGAACAAAGCGGTATTTGTATCGGGAAGAAATAAAAAGGGAACCGCCAAAATAGTTAAGAAGAAAACATAAAAAAGCCGCCCTTAAACCGGGCGGCTTTAAATATAAAAAGCCTTTATTCTTCTGTATTCGTTGAAGCTGTTGAATCTTCGTCAAAGCCATTTTCTGATGCACCTGGCGCATCATCTGCTTCTTCCTGTTCATCCAAATTGGTAATAGCTGCTATTTCGTCTCCTTCATCTACCTTAATAAGTTTTACTCCTTGTGTTGCCCTACCCTGTTCGCTTATTTGCGTTACGGGCATCCTGATGGTAATGCCACTTACACAGGTAATCATCAAGTCTTCTTTTTCGCTTACATCAAGCAAGCCTACAAGGTTTCCGGTTTTATCGGTAATATTTAAAGTTTTTACGCCTTTGCCTCCCCGGTTGGTAATCCGGTAATTTGCTTCCCCTGTTTCAGGGTCATCAAGCAAAGTGCGTTTTCCATAACCTTTTTCACTTACCACTAAAATGGTGCGGTCTTTATTCTCTTTATTGATACATATCATGCCTACCACTTCGTCCTTTGAATTATTTACTTCAATACCGGCA contains:
- a CDS encoding glycosyltransferase family 2 protein, which produces MDITIIIPLYNEEESLPELAEWIKRVVDVHNLSYEIIMIDDGSSDASWEVIENLKVKNSNIKGIKFQRNYGKSAALNEGFKAAAGDVVLTMDADLQDSPDEIPEMRRMIVEEGYDMVSGWKKKRYDNTFTKNIPSKLFNAVARKKSGIKLHDFNCGLKSYRNKVVKSIEVYGEMHRYIPILTKWSGFRKIGEKVVEHRPRKYGTTKFGWERFINGFLDLASIMFVGKFGKRPMHFFGLWGTLSFLLGFVIFLWLTISKYFFNETGLTQRPLFFFAIMVMIIGSQLFLAGFIGELISRNAPDRNSYLIEKKLGL
- a CDS encoding glycosyltransferase, with the translated sequence MKVTIIGPAHPLRGGLASFNERLAREFQHQGHQVSIYTFSLQYPSFLFPGTTQYSSEPKPKDIHINVAINSVNPLNWVKTGLRLKKEKPDIIVVRYWLPFMGPCLGSILRIAKSNKLTKVICVADNIIPHEKRIGDNLFTKYFLPSADAFITMSEKVLADVKRLSQKPVELVAHPLYDNFGEKVSRAAARAALNIPETDFVLLFFGFIRKYKGLDLLLEAMPLIIEKIPEAKLLIAGEFYDDKQIYSRLMNDAAITGKLILHTDFISDSEVKNYFCAANLVVQPYRNATQSGVTPLAYHFDVPMIVTNVGGLPAMVPNGKVGFIAGPNTHSIAEQIICFYQSTETDFIANIQAEKKKYSWTILTNTIFKLAKF
- a CDS encoding dehydrogenase, which gives rise to MIFRSKAPLRIGLAGGGTDVSPYCDLYGGAILNTTISHAAYASIETLDANKIIVETLDRKEKQEFSWDTILPIDGELNLLKGVYNRIQKDYGIKKCGIRLSTFVDAPAGSGLGTSSTLVVAILGAFIEMLRLPFSQYDAAHYAYDIERNNLQLAGGRQDQYAATFGGVNFMEFYKEDKVIVNPLRIRDEYMNELENNLVLYFTSTSRESAEIIKEQVSNVNKKNEKSIEAMHQLKEQAKMMKEALLKGKLNDIGEILDYGFQQKRLMAHNISNTSIEEVYDAAKKAGATGGKISGAGGGGFMIFYCPGNTKYAVIKTLHSFGGEVKKYAFTNQGLATWTVK
- the gmhA gene encoding D-sedoheptulose 7-phosphate isomerase, with product MNKKIKEIIQASADVKNKIAQNDAMLATIDICVGAIVTAFKSGNKVLFCGNGGSAADAQHLAAEFSGRFYTDRDALPAEALHCNTSYLTAVANDYGYDLVYSRIIKGTGNKGDVLVGLSTSGNSKNILNAFEVAKQKEMLTIGLTGETGGKMKAVSDYLINVPSGDTPRIQESHILIGHIICQLVEEQYFK
- a CDS encoding HAD-IIIA family hydrolase, with protein sequence MPVFYKKYFPKLSKSSGYTLFLDRDGVINHEQKDGYINHWNEFKFYDGVLEAIKIFAAKFDHIFIVTNQRGVGRGITNEEDLKHIHRNMVEKIMGAGGNIDKVYYCTDIEDSSPNRKPNTGMALQAKKEFDLIDFKKSVMVGNTASDMQFGRNIGAYTVFLTTTRPEEKDNNRQLIDQFFPDLIAYAKFLS
- a CDS encoding SPFH domain-containing protein, with product MEKILKPISGFLALLVSLVLIVLSILLFLNGKSEPLMVASGFIVFFTALFIIKGLMIINPNHSRVLNFFGKYVGTVKNNGLFFVNPFYATIKVSLRAQNLQGQSLKVNDKMGNPIEIGAVIVWKVGDTYKAVYEVDDYKDYVSKQSEAAVRHLAVSFAYDNLEDEKAEITLRDGGDKVNQILEKELTERLSPAGIIIQEARISHLAYAQEIAGAMLQRQQATAIVAARFKIVEGAVGMVDLALKKLSQENIVDLDDERKAAMVSNLMVVLCGEKAATPILNTGTLYQ